GGTCTCGTACTCCATTACTTCTTTGGGTGTGCCCAGGCAGCGGTACTGGATCCTTGGCGTGACCGGGGCGGCGCTTTCCAGCACCAGGATGGTTTTGCGCAACCGGCGGTCGATGAAGTGAGCATCCCAGGCTGGGTACTTCTTCCTTGGAAGGTCTATCCGAATGACAGGCCCCTCAGTTCTTGGTGTGAGGTTGGTCATCGGAGCCTGAGCTCCCCGAGGCGGTCGTACCTGAAACACATCTCCATCCATCCCCGGCCCCTGCTCCCTGTCAGACCCTTTAGTTCTCTGaagggtcctgggggggctgcTGACCACATCAGGAGGGAGGCTGGAAGCCGGTGAGACCAGCGCCTCCACAGGAACCTCCTTCTCTACAATGTAACCCCACCCTGAGACTGGGCCGTCAGGGTGCAGCAGACAGTAATACACAAACATGAAGAAGGTGCCCAGAGCGTAGCTGCTGGCCACCACGCACACCATGATGACGGCGTAGAAGTCTGAGGTACGGGGGCCGCGGTAAAGGTACCAGACTGTGGTGAGTGCCACATTCTCTGCAAACACAGTCAGGCTGTAGATGAGCATCCTGCAGCGAGTGCGGCCCTCCCTCACACTGAACCAGCAGAACACGTAGACGATGCCCACCATCATGTTATAGATGATCTCCTCCCATTTGGACATGCAGAAGTCTGTTTCACCCTGAATGATCCAGAACGTCATGATGCACCAGTGAGCAACGATGAAGATACCAAAGTAAAGCTGGAACACGGAGGCGAACAGGGCGAAGGCCAGAGTGCGGGCGCCGATGGTGAAAAGATGCCACAGAATCTGAATGATGACCGCCTTGTAGGTCATTGGTAGCTTATCATCTCGGGAGTCCCGCAGGACCTTCTGATAGGAGGCGATCATCCAGGCGAGGGAAATCAGCGAGGCAGAAGCTGAAAGTCCTGcggacagagaggaagaggaagaccGAGAATGAGCAAGAGAAGTTGAACAGGATGGAAACAGCTGTAGGGGAACTGTCCTACCGCTACAAAAACACTCACTTCCCTGCTCTCAGCAGTGACTCAGAGTGGCAGCCTGGGCTGCAGACGTGTGATTGACAGGTGTGGTGATTGGTCTTTTTGGGGCACTCACCCTGGAGGGGGAACACCTGTCTGGCCTGGATCATGATGCTGAGCTGCAGCACCAGCTGAGGGGCGCTCTTCAGGAAGGACTCCAGCAGACGCAGCATGCTGATATCAGCGCTTTCGAACATCATGCGCCAGTAGTAGTGACGGCGCTCCGCATCTCTGTGCCAGCGGCTCTGCACGCCCAGATACAGAGCGTGGACGTACCTGTGGGTCAGACATCAAGATGATTACTGTCAAATGGACATGAGGAACACTGAAACCACTTATTTACTGAATTCATATTGGTGTGCATTAGTCTCtaaatctttttaaacattttgggaGTCACTTCACTTCACTACTCCCTTGTAAGGCAATTGAACAACTGAATTTGTTTGATTGATTATATGGCAGTGAACTTCTCAGGCTCCTTCCCACAACACACTAACAAGTTCTTTCAGGCTGCTAAAAACATATGCGGTAGgacttttaaaacactgatttcCCTGAATTCTGGAAGGCAATTATGCAACAATTTGTGGAGGAAGATGTTTCAAATCATATAAGGTTGgccagaaaacaaagattagATAAGAACAGATCTCAGTCAAAGTGctttctaaaatttaagacctctcactggtaaaaatcagactttgtAAGGCCTTAAATTTCCAGTGTTCAAAACGTTTCAAAGATCTTGCAGGAACCCCGAATGACATGCAGAAAGAGGGCTACAGGCTGAACTTGGTTAACCTGCCTGGAGGACCACAGCCCCTGCACcccagaaatattgttttaaaagctttgctCACACTCAAAGGCAcaatttcatatcatatcatcatctttaaagtGTATTACTGTCTTGGACAgttatgaaaaaatgttttcgaGCGATGCATGCtcataaaactgaaaacaggtTCTATTGTGAGtggaaaaacaaccaaaaaacagtaataaatataaatactgatACTCAAACAGGATAATTCTTTGTATGTGAACGGGTGCATCTGGTGCATTTGAATTTTTATGTACAGTACCATTAGATTTAGGAAGACAGCAGAATAAAGTGTAAAGTGACTTCAATGTGTAAATACaatgaaagagaaaatacaGCAATAAAAAGAGACAGGTATGTACATCACGGGGTTAactaaagtaagaaaaaaacatctgattggACAGAATTTTAGGTCTTAAGCTTCAAAAACTTTTGGACATCAAACACAAACTCTCAGAAGTCATAACTCATTATTCCAAACTGTGGGAGCTGTCAGTAGTTCCTGCCAAAGAGCCGGTTtcttttcctccaggatttagATTAAACTGAAACTGAACTAAGCAGCTCTGTGGTTTTAATTTTAGTACGGGCCGACGGAGGGGGTGAATGTGGAGCTTGTCTGCGATctcttttcaaataaaatcagtgaGAAAGAGCAAAATATGAGCGgaggcagagagaaaagaaatcCCAATAAAATCCCTCAATCCAGACTTCAGATTGAAGGTtactgaggggaaaaaaagagctgaCTGTAAATCCCTCTGAACTCCTGAGCTTTGCTGACATGAAGTCCCACCCCTGCCTGTTCTTGTTTTATAAGGTCCTTGTATAACTCATGCATTATGCTACACACTGGCAGGTTCACTGTGCAGCTGCACATATGTGCTGGAGTGTGAAATTCACCTGCAACATGCAAACAAGCCATGCTTATATATTCAGTTTAGCTTTAATCTGATTAGAATCATCCTGATTGAGGATCCAAACTTCTCTGTTTACATGGATGTTAGATTAATATGTCATAATTATATGAATTTAAGAAAGATTACAGTCTAGTGCTGCCCTCTTTGCAAAGTCTGATGTGATAATACTGGTTATGAAATGGTGCAgtgcaaataaagactgattgataAATTGATTAAGACAAGTGTTCATATGCATCAATCAGGATAAATCATTTGGATGTGTGCAGAGCTGTCCCACCAGAAAAGAGCTGTTCTGCACTGttgaaattaatgaaaaatcTATAAGTTCCCTGCTGGTATTGATAAAGTATGACAAGTCAACTACATGTTTTCGTGGATAAAAGTTTATATCTAGAGTGTGATCCAGTTCAGGCAGAATGTAACTTTATTGTCTATTATCTTCAGACTATTTTGTCCATGTGGCTAAAGAGTATTATTCTAGACTTCATATTCA
This window of the Cheilinus undulatus linkage group 11, ASM1832078v1, whole genome shotgun sequence genome carries:
- the xkr5l gene encoding XK-related protein 7, which codes for MAAKSDGAPVSLRNEIPPECPPRSDPRPPQRLPPEQRYTLSDCCWTLCALLVFFSDGASDLWLAADYYLRRHYWYFALTLVFVIVPSLVVQVLSFRWFAYDFVETAESGTAAAAVVAASGAEESDFSTKDSGERGAGRTAAAGVLPGPGTGGGARGCCRVFMWLFQAIIHIFQLAQVWRYVHALYLGVQSRWHRDAERRHYYWRMMFESADISMLRLLESFLKSAPQLVLQLSIMIQARQVFPLQGLSASASLISLAWMIASYQKVLRDSRDDKLPMTYKAVIIQILWHLFTIGARTLAFALFASVFQLYFGIFIVAHWCIMTFWIIQGETDFCMSKWEEIIYNMMVGIVYVFCWFSVREGRTRCRMLIYSLTVFAENVALTTVWYLYRGPRTSDFYAVIMVCVVASSYALGTFFMFVYYCLLHPDGPVSGWGYIVEKEVPVEALVSPASSLPPDVVSSPPRTLQRTKGSDREQGPGMDGDVFQVRPPRGAQAPMTNLTPRTEGPVIRIDLPRKKYPAWDAHFIDRRLRKTILVLESAAPVTPRIQYRCLGTPKEVMEYETTV